ACATCGATCTATTTCGTCGTCGACTACGATCAGCTTTGGAAAAGCGATGGAACCGTCGCGGGTACGCAGCTGGTTCGATCCTTCGATCTTGGCAACAATGCGCTTTCGCGGCCAATTGCGTTGACGGTAATCAACGGCACGCTCTACTTCAGCTACATCACCGCCAACGGAAACGCGTTGTGGAAAAGCGACGGAACAGCGGAAGGCACGACGGAAGTTTTCGCACTGGAGAGTGGGCTCGTTGCGAACATTTACAATCGCGATGATTCGATGTTTTTTCGGACGAACTCCGGTTTCAGCGGTGAGATGTGGTATAGCGACGGAACAGCTGCCCACACTGTCCGGCTCAGTTCGCTCCTTCCACCTGAGAGAAGCCCTAGGGCATACTATTTAGACGCCGTCAAAGTGGGCGACGTGATCTATTTCGGCGCGAACGACAACGTCAGCGGCGACGAGCTTTGGAGCACGAACCTCGTCACGGGCGAAACGACGCTTGTGAGAGATCATATTGCCGGCCCGATCGGAAGCCGCCCGACAACGCTACTCAAAATCGGGCAGCGTATCGTCATCGTCGCTCGATCGGAGACGCACTCGACTGAACTCTGGGCGATGGATTTGCCTCCCATTGCTGGTGACTATAACGCCGACGGGCGCGTCGACGGATCGGACTTCTTGGCGTGGCAGCGAGCCTTCGGTTCGGCGGCAAGCCCTGCGGGCAGCGGCGCCGACGGAAATAACGACGGAATCGTGAATGGCAGCGACCTGGACGTATGGGAAACCGGATATGGAACCGGAGGCTCTGCGGCCGTCACAGCCAGTTCTGATGCATTCGCCTTGAGCGAACTTACCGTCACGTCGCTGATTGCAAGCGACGAGATGTCAACGATAACTGTCGACAAGGGCGCCGATGACGCGCTGTTCGGTAGCGCCGCTGATGCGGCGTTCGCTTGGCTGGCGGCGGACAGAAGAGGGAAAGACGCCGACGATCGAAACGACTCCGTGACGGACGCCAAGCTTCGCGGCTGGGCGACGCGGCTACCCCAAGATCCGTCGGCTAGCGCTGCACAACCAGCGATGACTCGCCAGACGAAGGTTGTTGATCGTGCTGGCGAGCCTCTGTGGAGCCTTCCGCGGAAGCAGCAGCGTAATGGCAATGGCGAATCAACAATCGCCGGCGAACACGAAGCTAAGTTGGCAGCGTTCGGCCGGGCAGGCAGGCACGGGTAGAGTCGCGCTGCAGGCAACTTGGCGTGCGGTCTCGCCTGCCCCTCGCCCTGCGTGCGTCCTGCTGGCAGCCTGCAGCTGCGGCAGACGTCAGCGGCTCAAGTTACCCCCGCGAAAAAGCCGAAAAGCACGTTGCGTGCTGCGGGCAATTCCGCGCTCGCTCCCGGGGGGGACTTCTCATGCGGATTCAGGGCGGGAACGATTCCATCTTTGCGCTGCTAGCGGCGCGGCAATCCTCGTCGGCAATCGGCGGCAAGTCGACGGAACAAGCAGCGGCGGCGAGTTCAGCGGCTTGCGAAATCGACGTCGCCGCGCCCGAGGAAGACTCTCCCGACTTCACGCAGATGACGCCGAAGGAGATGAAAGATTTCGCTAAGCAGTTGTTCGACGACGGCGAGATCGATCTGACGCAGCTCTTCATGCTGCAGACGGCTGGCATGCCGTTGGGCAAAGTCGGCGCCAACGGCGAATTCGTGCCGCTGTCGAACGACGAGGCGAACGCCGCCCAGAACAAGCCGGTGAATTACTTCAGCACCGCTCAGGAAGCGATGAAGTTCATCGAGCAGTCGGGCAAAGCGAGCGATCCGACGTCGGGCTATGCCAACTGGAAAGGGATTGTCGACGCGCTGAAACGCGCGACCAGCGGCGTCGACGTGGTGGGGTAGAAATAGAAACGCACCGCTAATGAACGCTGACAAGACGCCAATGGAAATCCACTAGCGTTCGATCAGCGTCTATCAGCAGTGCGAGTCTAATCCAGTGTTCGACTACAGTCCGGCGAGAATCTTCTTCACGCGTTCCCAACCTTCGGCGAACGCCTTCTTATCGTCCTCGCTGGCGCCAGGTTGCTCGCCGGCGCGGAGGAAGCCGTGGCCGGCGCCTTCGTAGACGACCGGTTCATACGTTTTGCCGAGCTTCTTCATCGACTCGGTCACGCGCGGGACTTGCGACGTGATGCGGGCGTCGTTGCCGCCGTAGAAGCCGTAGACCGGAACCTCGATCTTCTTCAGTTCTGCTTCGTCTTCGGGCGCCGTGCCGTAGCAAACCATCGCCGCGGCAATCTTCGGGTTGTGAGCGGCGTAGCCGAACGACTTGCCGCCGCCCCAGCAGAAGCCGATGACCGCAACCTTGCCATTGGCCGCTTCGATCTTGCTCGCGTAGTCGACGGCGGCGTCGAGGTCGGCCGTCACTTGCTCGGGCTTCAGTCCGTAGATTCCCTGCGTGGCTGCGTCACGCGAGGCGAACGCCGACGTGCCGCCGCCGTCAGGCCCGGCGCCGCTGAGAAAGTCGGGCGCCACCGCAACGTAACCCGCCTCGGCCAGCCGATCGGCGACGCTCCGTTCCCAATCGGTGAGGCCCTTGTTTTCGTGAATGATCACGACGGCGGTCGCCTTCTCTTTCACTTCAGGAAAGACGACGAACGTCTTCAGCGCCCGCCCCTCAGGCGTCTTGATGTCAACCCACTCGTGATGGCGCGGGGTATTGTTGAGCCGTTCCTCAACCGGATCGGCCGCCTGGGCGCTCGCATAGCCGCTGGTCGACAACACGAGCAATGAAGCAACGAACGAGTGAAACGAAATACCTAACAGCGTACGCATAACCATCGCCTCCCGAATGGAACGTTGAACCAGAGCACGACTCGGCGTCCACCGAGCAGTGTAGCGAACTCAACCGTCAGCGAACATCAGCCGCCGGTCAACGACCGGCCGGAGCGGTGCGCAAATGGGGAATGTGGAATGCTGTATGTGGAGAAGCCTAGGTAACCGCAAGCCTGCTGTGGCTCGCCATTCCCCATTCAGCATTCCACATTTGATTCCGTCGCTCCGGCGGGTCGTTGACCCGCGGCTACTTGCGGCGACGCGCCAAGCGACAGCCGACGACGGCTAGAAAAGCGATCGTCGCGGCGGCGGGTTCCGGAACGGCGGCCACCGCCGCTACGGCCGGGGCGCCAAAGTTCTGTCCAAACGTCCTTTGCCAGACCAAAAAATCGGCGCCGTTCACGGTGCCGTCGCCGTTGCCATCGGCCTCGGCTTTGGTGGTCGAACCAATGTCTGATTTCCACACGGCTAGGTCGGCAGCGTCGACCTTGCCGTCGAAGTTGTAATCGCCCGCGGGAACGTTAAGCGGCAAGATCGTATTGAAGGTGACCAGATTCGCCTTCACGATATTGCCGGTGGTGTAATTGCGGACTGGAAGGGTGTCGAATGGGCTGCCAGCGTTGACGCGAGGCAATGCTGCAATCGCATCGACCACCGTCATCCCGTTACCGACGACTCTACCAAACGCAGTGAAGCCGCCGTTCTGCGCATCCAAGTTTGCAGCGTTATTGGCAAGATTGAAAAACCATTGGTTGGTGGCGCTGTTCGGGTCGCCGCCAAGTTTGGCCATCGCAATCGTGCCGCGCAGATTCGAGATGCCCGGTTCGTTCAACACCGCCGGGTCTTGCGAGACGCTCTGTACCCCAACGGCATCGGAGGGAAACTTGAATCCTCCGCCTTGCACCACAAATCCCGGCACACTGCGATGGATGAACGTGTCGACCCAATCGCCGCCGTTGGCGTAGTTCAGAAAGTTGGCCGTCGAGAGCGGCGTCGCGGTCTGATACAACCGCACGTCGATGTTGCCGAGCACGGAGTTGAACCGCACGACGACGGCTTCAGCGCGCCAAGCGCCAAGCAACGAAAACGCGAAGACGCACGCCGCCAGCAGGCGAGGTAGATGACGACTGAACTGCATCAATGGGGTCTGCTCAACGGTCTGCTTCAAGACAATGCCGCAATCACGCAAAAAACCTTTGCGATTGCGTCGTCTTGGTTCTGTTCCGGAAACTCGCGAACCGGCCGCAAACGCCGGTCTTTCTAGGGTAGTCGCGGTCTGCGAACGTGTCCACGAACCCGCCCCGGGACGTGGCGACAGCCGGTGCATTTGATAAAATCGCTACGCCGCGAAGGCGTGGACACTTTTCATGCGGCCGGAACGCTTCTGCGCGCCGCTCCGGCCGGTCGTTGACCGGCGGCTCCTTTCAACTCACTACTCACTCAGCCCCCAACGATCGCTATGCCAGCATTCCCTGAAATCGGCAAGATTCCGTACGAAGGTCCCCAGAGCAAGAACCCGCTCGCGTTCCGGCATTACAACGCCGACGAAAAGGTCGAAGGCAAAGCGATGCGCGACCACCTGCGGTTCAGCGTCGTTTACTGGCACACCTTCCGCGGCACCGGCTCCGATCCCTTCGGCCCCGGCACCGCCGTCCGCCCGTGGGAGAGCGGCAGCGATTCGGTGGAGAACGCGCAGAACCGTGCTCGCGTCGCCTTCGAGTTCATTGAAAAGCTCGGCGCCCCCTTCTACGCCTTCCACGATCGCGACGTCGCCCCTGAGGGAAAGACGCTCGCCGAGAGCCACAAGAATCTCGACGCGATCGTCAAGGTCTTCAAGGAAGAACAGCAGCGGACCGGCATCAAGTTGCTGTGGGGCACCGCGAACCTATTCAGCAACCCGCGGTTCATGCATGGCGCCGCGACGAGCCCGAACGCCGAAGTCTTCGCCTACGCCGCCGGCCAAGTGAAGAAGGCGATGGAAGTGACGCACGAACTCGGCGGCGTCGGCTACACCTTCTGGGGCGGCCGCGAAGGGTATCAGTGCATCTGGAATACCGACATGAAGCGGGAACTCGACCACTTGGCGAAGTTCCTCCACATGGCGGTCGACTACGCGAAGCAAATCGGCTTCAAGGGTCAGTTCTACATCGAGCCGAAGCCCAAAGAACCGACCAAGCATCAGTACGACAGCGACGCGGCGGCCTGCCTCAACTTCCTCCGCGAATACGGCTTGAAGGATCACCTCAAGCTGAACCTCGAAACGAACCACGCGACCCTCGCCGGCCACACGATGCAGCATGAACTGCAAGTCGCCGGCGCGGCCGGGGCCCTCGGTTCAATCGACGCCAACACGGGCGACATGCTGCTCGGCTGGGACACCGACCAGTTCCCGACCGACATCTACCTCACGACGCAGTGCATGTACGAAGTGCTGAAGTACGGCGGGTTCACCACCGGCGGCGTCAACTTCGACGCGAAAGTACGGCGCGAAAGCTTCGAGCCGATTGATTTGTTCTACGCCCACATCGGCGGCATGGACGCGTTCGCTCAGGGCCTGAAGATCGCCGCCGCGATGCGAGCCGACGGCAAGCTGCCGGGAATCATCAAGGACCGCTACGCCAGCTGGGACAGCGGGTTGGGCGCCGAGATCGAGGGGGGCAAGCACTCGCTCGCCTCGCTCGAAAAGCTAATGCTCGAAAAGGGCGAAGCCGCCGGCAACCGCAGCGGCCGCCAAGAAATGATCGAGAATCTCATCAACACCTACCTGTAGTAGCCGCGGGTCAACGACCCGCCGGAGCGAAACAAGTAGCGTCATCAACAAAGGAGCCAGCGATAGTCGTCAAACTTCCGCTGGCTCCTTCTTCTTTGCGCCTACGCGTCTTTGCGTGAGATCAAAGAGATACAGGTCTCTCGCAAAGGCGCAGAGGCGCAAAGAAATACGCAAAGAAGAAACACATGGGGAGAAGCGGCTTATATACCGCTCGTATTCTTTCGTTCTTTTCGTGTGTTTCGTGTGTTTCGTGGTAAAAAATCCCCGCATTCAAAGCACGCCACGAGCCGCTAGATCCGCACGCAACTTCGCCGCATCGACGAACAACGTAGCATCGAGCCCGACCGCCAGCGCTCCGTCGACGTTTTCCTGCCGATCGTCGGTGAAGAAGACTTGCCCCGGCTCGACGCCGGCCAGCTTCGCCGCGTGTTCGTAGATCGCCGGCTCCGGCTTCATCGAGCGAACTTCGAAGCTCAGCACATACTGCTCGAACGAATTGTTGAGAAACGGGTAACGCCCCGAGGTGACGAACTCCCAATCAAGCGTGTTGGTGTTCGACATGATCCCCAGCCGGCGACCGCTCGCGGCTAGTTGCTCGACGATCGCGACGCTCTCCTCGATCACCTCGAAGATGTCGCGCCCCGCGGCGAACAGTTCCTCGCGATTCGGTTCAACGCCAAGCGTCTCGCAAAAGTGGTCGTACACCGCCAGCACATTGAGATCGCCCCGCTCGAACCGCCACTGAACGCTGCGGGCGCTCCCCTTCGCCTCGAACAGGGCATGCCGCACCAGCTCGGCCGAGACGCCGGCCACCTCGGCCATCTGCTGGCACATCCGCTCGTGGCTGAACGACAGCAAAACGTTGCCCAAATCGAAGTAGAAAAAAGCGGGAGTCGCAGGCATGGCGGCGCCTATAATTTTGCGTGCAGATTTCGGGGTGCGAGCGATCGGCTGGTCTCTGTTATAACAATTCGCCGTTTGCCTGGTGAGATTTCTAATACAGGGAGATTAACCACGAAACAGACGAAAGGAACGAAAATAATGCTCTGATTTGCATCCCCCTTTGCGCCTCTGCGCCTTTGCGTGAGACATGTATTCAATAGATCTCACGCAAAGGCGCGAAGGCGCAAAGAAACACGCAAAGCAAGACAATTTCTTTTTTCGTTCCTTTCGTCTGTTTCGTGGTTAAAACTCTTCCCGCTAGATCCAACAATTCAAGTGAGAGTGAGATGCATCGATTGATTGCCGCATGGGTTGTTGCCTTTGGGATGGTCGCCGCCGGCGCTGGGACGCTGCTCGCGAAACCGGCGGAGTCGCTGTTCACTGCCAAGAAAATCGACGGCGCGGAGCTGCGGTTCATCGGCAACGTGCCGGTCGCCATCCTCACCGGCACGCCCGCGGAAATCGGCCGGCAGCATGCGGAGCTACTCGCCGGCCCCGGCAAGGGGATGGTCGAGTTCCCCAAACGCTTTGCCGAGCGATTCGGCGTCGAGGCCTTTTGGCCGCTGGTGACCCAAGCCGGCAAGACGCTTGTCTCGCGGGCGCCACAGTCGCATCAACAAGAACTCGCTGCGATCGCCGCTAACAGCGACATCACCGCCGACCAACTCGCCGTCGGCAACACGCTGCTTGAGCTGCGCCGCCTTGGCTGCTCCGCCGTCGTCGTCGAACCGGCGCGAAGCAAAACCGGCGCGCCGATCTTCGGCCGCAATTTCGATTTCCCCACGCTTGGTGATCTCGACAAGTACAGCATGGTGATCGTCTACCGCCCCGAAGGAAAACATGCGTTCGCGTCGATTGGCTTCCCCGGACTCGTCGGCGTCATCTCGGCGATGAACGACGCCGGCCTCGCCGCGGGGACGCTCGACGTTGAACGCTCGGCCGACGGTTCGCGGAAATTTAACCCGACGGGCGAGCCGCTGGCGTTCGTCTTCCGCCGCATCATGGAAGAGTGCACCACCGTCGACGAAGCGGAGAAGCTGCTCCGCAGCGTCAAGCCGACCACGTGGATGAACCTCACCGTGTGCGACCGCAACGGCGGGGCGACGTTTGAGATCACCCCCGATCACATCGCACGACGCAACGCCGAGAACGGCATCGTCCGCTGCACGAACCATTTCCGCTGCGACGGTATGAGCGTCGGCGAAGAATGCTGGCGCTACGACGCCCTCGCAATCGACGACCTCGCGGACAAGATCGAAGTCCGCGAGGTGCAACTGGCGCTCGACGGCGCCAACCAAGGCGCCATGACGCTGCAAACAATGATCTTCGAACCGCGCGACCTGACGCTCCACCTGGCGATCGGCAAACCGCCCGTCTCGTTGAACAAGATGGAAAAGATCGCGTTAGCCCCGCTTTTTAAGCACTAGCAGTATTTCCTTTGCGTCTTCGCGCCTTTGCGTGAAACCTGCATTCAATTGGTCTCACGCAAAGGCGCGAAGGCGCAAAGAAGAGGAAAATGGCATACGCCGCGGCAAGCTGCGGCGAGCTTGCCGCGGCTAACGCTCCTGCTGAACTTCGCGATTGCGACTGCTCGATACCTTTAACTGTATCTGCCGTCGCTTCTCTGCTTTTGTCGTCGCGAGGTGCTATCGTGAGCGCTGATCTCTCTCGGTTGACTGCTATCGTTTACACCAGCGGGCGCCAGCAGAGCGTCACTCGGCTGATCAACAGCGTGGCGTGGCTTTACCCGCAGGTGAAAGTGTTGGTCGCCGACGACAGCCGCCAGCCGCAGCCGATGGCGGGCGCCGAGCCAGTGAAGATGCCGGTCGACAGCGGTGTGAGCGCGTGCCGCAACGCGCTGCTCGCGCGGATTCGGACGCCTTACTTCCTGCTGCTCGAAGACAACCAAGAACTCAACCGCGGCTCACACGTCGACAAACTGCTAGCAGCGGTCGCCGGCGGTAAGTGCGACCTCGCCGCAGGCGACATGATCAGCTGCCGCCGCCGCTTCGGCTTGTTCACCAAGCGCGAGGCCGATCCTGGCCACGGCACGGTCGAGGCGACGCCCGAAGCGGTGAAGATCACCGCCGGAGCTCGCCCCGGCGTCGACGGCGTCCAAGGTTGCGACGTCGCCCACAACTTCTTCGTCGCCCGCACCGACAAAGTCCGCGCGATGGGAGGCTGGGATCCGCAACTGCTGGTCGACGAACGGCTCGAATTCTTCATCCGCGCCCGCCGCTTCGGCATCAAGACCGCGGTCTGCCTCGACTCGGTCGCCTGGCGTTGGAACGACGCCGCGGCGAAGACGACCCGCGACTTCAGCGCCCTGGCCGTCGCCAAGATGGGCGCTGCCCGGCTGATCGACGCCAATGGCCGCACGATCGAAGCCGCCAGCAGCCAAACCCGCGCCGCGTAAACCGCGGAGCCATCTTTCAAGCCCCCGCACTCACGCCACCAAGCAGCCGGAGGGCCACGCCCTCGGGGCCGCCCTGCCGGGAGGCGCTGCGAATCTCAAACGCACCGCCGCCCGGACCGCGTGGCGGTCCGGCTGTTGGCGAAGCGCCGCGGTAGTTGCCGCAACGATTGGCCAGCTCAAGCCAGCTCGGCCTGATGCTTTCGGCGATTCTCCGCTACAATTCCGCAGTTGCGCCAGCGGCGCAGCTCTGTCGGCCGACTCCGATTCTGCGAGAGGCCAGCGCGGTCTGCTCTTGAGCGCCCCGCCGCGTCTTGTGGGAGGCGTCTCCGACGCCGATACCGGTCGCCACTGCAAGCGGTTGTGGCATCGCACCGCCGCTTCGGGGTCGGAGACCCCTCCCACAAATTTTTAGGGCAACGCCCACTTCAACACATCGAGGGACGTTCCATGTCGTCCGCCCAACCTCCGCAAAACCTTCCGCCCGCCGAAGTCGAGCAGCGCCGCCGCGCCGGCCAGCCGGTCCCGATCATCGACGTTCGCACGCCCGCCGAGTTTCGCGGCGTGCATGCCGAGGGAGCGCAGAACATCCCCATCGATGAACTTGCGAGCCGCGTCGACGACTTGCGGCAACAAGCGGCCGCGGGGCCGCTCTACCTCATTTGCCAAGGGGGCGGCCGCTCGCGCCGTGCTTGCGAGCAACTTGCCGCACAAGGATTCGCCGTCGTGAACATCGACGGCGGCACGAACGCCTGGGGCGCCGCCGGCCTGCCGGTAGTGCGCGGCAAGGCGACGATCTCGCTTGAACGCCAAGTCCGCATCGCCGCCGGCTCGCTCGCGCTTACCGGCGCGCTACTCGCCTGGTTCGTCCACCCCGCGTTCGCCTGGCTCTCGGCGTTCATCGGCGCGGGACTCGTCTTCGCAGGCGTCACCGACACCTGCGGCATGGGCATGGTGCTGGCGAAGATGCCTTGGAATCGTTCGTAAACGATCTATGCACTGAATCTCAACGCCATCAAACCACAAACAACGTCACACATAATC
This sequence is a window from Lacipirellula parvula. Protein-coding genes within it:
- the xylA gene encoding xylose isomerase — protein: MPAFPEIGKIPYEGPQSKNPLAFRHYNADEKVEGKAMRDHLRFSVVYWHTFRGTGSDPFGPGTAVRPWESGSDSVENAQNRARVAFEFIEKLGAPFYAFHDRDVAPEGKTLAESHKNLDAIVKVFKEEQQRTGIKLLWGTANLFSNPRFMHGAATSPNAEVFAYAAGQVKKAMEVTHELGGVGYTFWGGREGYQCIWNTDMKRELDHLAKFLHMAVDYAKQIGFKGQFYIEPKPKEPTKHQYDSDAAACLNFLREYGLKDHLKLNLETNHATLAGHTMQHELQVAGAAGALGSIDANTGDMLLGWDTDQFPTDIYLTTQCMYEVLKYGGFTTGGVNFDAKVRRESFEPIDLFYAHIGGMDAFAQGLKIAAAMRADGKLPGIIKDRYASWDSGLGAEIEGGKHSLASLEKLMLEKGEAAGNRSGRQEMIENLINTYL
- a CDS encoding HAD family hydrolase, with protein sequence MPATPAFFYFDLGNVLLSFSHERMCQQMAEVAGVSAELVRHALFEAKGSARSVQWRFERGDLNVLAVYDHFCETLGVEPNREELFAAGRDIFEVIEESVAIVEQLAASGRRLGIMSNTNTLDWEFVTSGRYPFLNNSFEQYVLSFEVRSMKPEPAIYEHAAKLAGVEPGQVFFTDDRQENVDGALAVGLDATLFVDAAKLRADLAARGVL
- a CDS encoding rhodanese-like domain-containing protein, with amino-acid sequence MSSAQPPQNLPPAEVEQRRRAGQPVPIIDVRTPAEFRGVHAEGAQNIPIDELASRVDDLRQQAAAGPLYLICQGGGRSRRACEQLAAQGFAVVNIDGGTNAWGAAGLPVVRGKATISLERQVRIAAGSLALTGALLAWFVHPAFAWLSAFIGAGLVFAGVTDTCGMGMVLAKMPWNRS
- a CDS encoding C45 family autoproteolytic acyltransferase/hydolase — its product is MHRLIAAWVVAFGMVAAGAGTLLAKPAESLFTAKKIDGAELRFIGNVPVAILTGTPAEIGRQHAELLAGPGKGMVEFPKRFAERFGVEAFWPLVTQAGKTLVSRAPQSHQQELAAIAANSDITADQLAVGNTLLELRRLGCSAVVVEPARSKTGAPIFGRNFDFPTLGDLDKYSMVIVYRPEGKHAFASIGFPGLVGVISAMNDAGLAAGTLDVERSADGSRKFNPTGEPLAFVFRRIMEECTTVDEAEKLLRSVKPTTWMNLTVCDRNGGATFEITPDHIARRNAENGIVRCTNHFRCDGMSVGEECWRYDALAIDDLADKIEVREVQLALDGANQGAMTLQTMIFEPRDLTLHLAIGKPPVSLNKMEKIALAPLFKH
- a CDS encoding peptidylprolyl isomerase; this encodes MQFSRHLPRLLAACVFAFSLLGAWRAEAVVVRFNSVLGNIDVRLYQTATPLSTANFLNYANGGDWVDTFIHRSVPGFVVQGGGFKFPSDAVGVQSVSQDPAVLNEPGISNLRGTIAMAKLGGDPNSATNQWFFNLANNAANLDAQNGGFTAFGRVVGNGMTVVDAIAALPRVNAGSPFDTLPVRNYTTGNIVKANLVTFNTILPLNVPAGDYNFDGKVDAADLAVWKSDIGSTTKAEADGNGDGTVNGADFLVWQRTFGQNFGAPAVAAVAAVPEPAAATIAFLAVVGCRLARRRK
- a CDS encoding dienelactone hydrolase family protein — its product is MRTLLGISFHSFVASLLVLSTSGYASAQAADPVEERLNNTPRHHEWVDIKTPEGRALKTFVVFPEVKEKATAVVIIHENKGLTDWERSVADRLAEAGYVAVAPDFLSGAGPDGGGTSAFASRDAATQGIYGLKPEQVTADLDAAVDYASKIEAANGKVAVIGFCWGGGKSFGYAAHNPKIAAAMVCYGTAPEDEAELKKIEVPVYGFYGGNDARITSQVPRVTESMKKLGKTYEPVVYEGAGHGFLRAGEQPGASEDDKKAFAEGWERVKKILAGL